The following are encoded together in the Flavobacterium sp. TR2 genome:
- a CDS encoding DinB family protein, translating into MSSVFDVQKTIREVLLKILDSHSLEQLNKVPEGFSNNIIWNLGHCISSQQVLVYKLSGLPTMVSEEFINKYKKGTKPEGDVSQAEVDEIRTLLSTTLEKTKNDFESGLFVNYHEYTTSIGFTLRHIQGALDFNNFHEGLHTGVVMSLRKLV; encoded by the coding sequence ATGAGTTCAGTTTTTGATGTACAAAAAACAATTAGAGAAGTTCTTTTGAAAATCTTAGATAGTCATTCATTAGAACAATTAAACAAAGTCCCAGAAGGCTTCAGCAATAATATTATTTGGAATCTTGGGCATTGCATTTCTTCGCAGCAGGTTTTGGTTTATAAGTTATCAGGTCTTCCAACAATGGTTTCGGAAGAATTCATTAACAAATATAAAAAAGGAACCAAGCCGGAAGGAGACGTTTCTCAAGCTGAGGTTGATGAAATTAGGACGTTGCTTTCAACAACTCTAGAAAAAACAAAAAACGATTTTGAAAGCGGTCTGTTTGTTAATTATCATGAATACACAACAAGTATCGGATTTACGCTTCGCCATATCCAAGGAGCCTTAGATTTTAATAATTTTCATGAAGGGCTTCATACTGGAGTTGTAATGTCACTAAGAAAATTAGTTTAA
- a CDS encoding arsenate reductase family protein codes for MNKIYYLSSCDTCRKIIKSLPENNLVFQDIRQDPITKEQLEEMHKLAGSYEALFSRKAQLYKSMGLKDQALTEADFKKYILEHYTFLSRPVFIIDGKIYIGNSQKNVAEVINALS; via the coding sequence ATGAACAAAATATATTATTTATCGTCTTGCGACACTTGCCGAAAAATCATCAAAAGTTTACCCGAAAACAATCTTGTCTTTCAAGACATTAGACAAGATCCTATTACAAAAGAACAATTGGAAGAAATGCACAAACTTGCTGGAAGCTACGAAGCACTATTTAGCCGAAAAGCACAGCTATACAAATCTATGGGACTTAAAGATCAAGCTTTAACTGAAGCCGATTTTAAGAAATACATTTTAGAACATTACACTTTCTTAAGCCGTCCCGTTTTCATCATTGATGGCAAAATATACATTGGCAACAGTCAAAAAAATGTAGCCGAAGTGATAAATGCTTTGAGCTAA